The Halobacterium sp. CBA1132 genome has a segment encoding these proteins:
- a CDS encoding [LysW]-lysine hydrolase, whose protein sequence is MTPRDLLRDLVSTPSVSGAESEAAGVLVDYFESHGREAWTDDAGNVRAPGDDSVLLTSHVDTVPGYIDVRVEDGELWGRGSVDATGPLAAMAAASVETGASFAGVVEEETTSAGARHLVEDRAEPDAVVNGEPSGWDALTLGYRGLVAGTYEVATESGHSSRPEPNAVQIATAWTERVRAAFPDDDTVFESVTVKPVSFDGGLAEDGTAVEATVEMQFRLPPGTTADDVHETVADCTEAGSVTWTESIPPVMASPRTPVAGALRAGIRDAGGDPTHLRKTGTSDANIYAGAWDCPVATYGPGDSDLDHAPDERIDLAAFDRGVDVLTTAADRLCTS, encoded by the coding sequence ATGACCCCACGCGACCTCCTCCGCGACCTCGTCTCGACCCCCTCCGTTTCGGGTGCGGAATCCGAGGCTGCCGGTGTGCTCGTGGACTACTTCGAGAGCCACGGCCGCGAGGCGTGGACCGACGACGCCGGCAACGTCCGCGCGCCCGGCGACGACAGCGTGCTCCTCACGAGCCACGTCGACACCGTCCCCGGTTACATCGACGTCCGTGTCGAGGATGGGGAACTCTGGGGCCGGGGCAGCGTCGACGCGACCGGGCCGCTGGCCGCGATGGCCGCGGCGAGCGTCGAGACCGGCGCGTCGTTCGCGGGCGTCGTCGAGGAGGAGACCACGTCAGCGGGCGCGCGCCACCTCGTCGAGGACCGCGCGGAGCCCGACGCCGTCGTGAACGGCGAGCCGTCGGGCTGGGACGCGCTGACGCTGGGCTACCGCGGGCTCGTCGCGGGCACCTACGAGGTCGCCACCGAGAGCGGCCACTCCTCGCGGCCCGAGCCCAACGCGGTCCAGATTGCGACCGCGTGGACCGAGCGCGTGCGCGCGGCGTTCCCCGACGACGACACCGTCTTCGAGTCGGTGACCGTCAAGCCCGTCTCCTTCGACGGCGGGCTCGCCGAGGACGGCACTGCCGTCGAGGCGACCGTGGAGATGCAGTTCCGCCTGCCGCCCGGAACCACCGCCGACGACGTCCACGAGACGGTCGCGGACTGCACGGAGGCCGGCTCGGTGACGTGGACGGAGTCGATTCCGCCCGTCATGGCGAGCCCGCGGACGCCCGTCGCGGGCGCGCTCCGCGCCGGCATCCGGGACGCGGGCGGCGACCCCACGCACCTCCGGAAGACCGGCACGAGCGACGCGAACATCTACGCCGGCGCGTGGGACTGCCCGGTGGCCACGTACGGCCCCGGGGACTCCGACTTGGACCACGCGCCCGACGAACGCATCGACCTCGCCGCCTTCGACCGCGGCGTCGACGTACTCACCACCGCAGCAGACCGCCTATGCACTTCCTGA
- the argF gene encoding ornithine carbamoyltransferase, producing MHFLTIDDLTTDELAGVVDDAAALKRAQADGMPHEALPGRSLAMLFEKPSTRTRVSFEVGMTQLGGHGVFLGDDDIQLGRGEPVADTARALGRYVDAVMARVFDHDDLEEIAAHADAPVVNGLTDDAHPCQALADLLTLREVVGDSGTVAWVGDGNNVAASFTVGAAMMGYDVQVATPEEYALDDSVVARAEEHGDVTVTTDPEAATEDAEVVYTDVWVSMGQESEREQRLDAFEGFQVDDDLLGDAAFMHCLPANRGEEVTADVIDGEQSVVWQQAENRLHAQKALLVELVD from the coding sequence ATGCACTTCCTGACAATCGACGACCTCACGACCGACGAACTGGCCGGCGTCGTAGACGACGCGGCCGCGTTGAAGCGCGCGCAAGCCGACGGCATGCCACACGAGGCCCTCCCCGGGCGCTCGCTGGCGATGCTGTTCGAGAAGCCGTCGACGCGAACCCGCGTGAGCTTCGAAGTCGGGATGACCCAACTCGGCGGCCACGGCGTCTTCCTCGGCGACGACGACATCCAACTCGGGCGCGGCGAACCCGTCGCGGACACCGCCCGCGCGCTCGGCCGGTACGTCGACGCCGTGATGGCGCGCGTGTTCGACCACGACGACCTCGAGGAGATTGCCGCGCACGCCGACGCGCCGGTCGTGAACGGTCTCACCGACGACGCCCACCCGTGTCAGGCGCTCGCGGACCTCCTGACGCTCCGGGAGGTCGTCGGCGACTCCGGGACCGTGGCGTGGGTCGGCGACGGTAACAACGTCGCGGCGTCGTTCACCGTCGGCGCGGCGATGATGGGCTACGACGTGCAGGTGGCGACGCCCGAGGAGTACGCGCTGGACGACTCCGTCGTCGCGCGCGCCGAGGAACACGGGGACGTGACCGTGACCACGGACCCCGAGGCCGCCACCGAGGACGCCGAAGTCGTCTACACGGACGTCTGGGTGAGCATGGGCCAGGAGAGCGAGCGCGAGCAGCGCCTCGACGCCTTCGAGGGGTTCCAGGTCGACGACGACCTGCTCGGCGACGCCGCGTTCATGCACTGCCTGCCCGCGAACCGCGGCGAGGAAGTGACCGCCGACGTCATCGACGGCGAGCAGTCCGTCGTCTGGCAGCAGGCCGAGAACCGCCTGCACGCCCAGAAGGCGCTGCTCGTCGAACTCGTCGACTGA
- the thrC gene encoding threonine synthase, which translates to MTDLSLDGPTPDAADDGVWLACVECGAAIAPFDDVVYECPDCGGLLEARYDEYPTFDDFSGEGVWRFSAALPFEEGVSIREGNTPLYDVPEIEAEAGVADLRVKHEGANPTGSFKDRGMTVGVKVADRLGVDRLACASTGNTSAALAAYGARANTPVLVLLPAGKVAAGKVAQAALHGARICEVDGNFDDCLDVVAELADRGEAYLLNSLNPFRLEGQKTIGLEILEQSRDAHGHLPDRIVLPVGNAGNTAALYKCFRELVAAGELDESEMPKLTGVQAEGAAPMVEAVEKGRDYVERWDDVETRATAIRIGNPVNAPKALPGIYDTNGTAVAVSDEKITEAQRMLAEDGVGVEPASAASVAGLLKLREEDRIDADERVVCLTTGHLLKDPEAAAAAGGDTTPVPADADGVLDAL; encoded by the coding sequence ATGACTGACCTCTCGCTGGACGGCCCGACGCCGGACGCCGCCGACGACGGCGTCTGGCTGGCGTGCGTCGAGTGCGGCGCGGCCATCGCGCCGTTCGACGACGTGGTGTACGAGTGCCCGGACTGCGGCGGCCTGCTGGAAGCCCGCTACGACGAGTACCCAACCTTCGACGACTTCTCCGGGGAGGGCGTCTGGCGGTTTTCGGCGGCGCTGCCCTTCGAGGAGGGCGTCTCGATTCGGGAGGGGAACACGCCGCTGTACGATGTCCCCGAAATCGAAGCCGAGGCGGGCGTGGCGGACCTCCGCGTGAAACACGAGGGCGCCAACCCCACGGGGAGTTTCAAGGACCGCGGGATGACCGTCGGCGTGAAGGTCGCGGACCGACTCGGCGTCGACCGACTCGCGTGCGCCTCCACCGGGAACACGTCGGCGGCGCTGGCGGCGTACGGCGCTCGCGCGAACACGCCCGTCCTCGTCCTGCTGCCCGCGGGGAAGGTCGCCGCGGGGAAGGTCGCGCAGGCGGCGCTGCACGGCGCGCGCATCTGCGAGGTGGACGGGAACTTCGACGACTGCCTCGACGTCGTCGCGGAACTCGCGGACCGCGGGGAGGCGTACCTCCTGAACAGCCTCAATCCGTTCCGCCTGGAGGGGCAGAAGACCATCGGCCTCGAAATTCTGGAGCAGTCCCGTGATGCGCACGGCCACCTCCCGGACCGCATCGTGCTCCCGGTCGGGAACGCGGGCAACACCGCCGCGCTCTACAAGTGCTTCCGGGAACTCGTCGCGGCGGGCGAACTCGACGAGTCCGAGATGCCGAAGCTCACGGGCGTGCAGGCGGAGGGCGCGGCGCCGATGGTCGAGGCCGTCGAGAAGGGGCGCGACTACGTGGAGCGCTGGGACGACGTGGAGACGCGCGCGACCGCCATCCGCATCGGCAACCCGGTGAACGCGCCGAAGGCGCTGCCCGGCATCTACGATACGAACGGGACGGCGGTCGCCGTCTCCGACGAGAAGATCACGGAGGCGCAGCGGATGCTCGCGGAGGACGGCGTGGGCGTCGAACCGGCGTCGGCGGCGAGCGTCGCCGGCCTCCTGAAACTCCGCGAGGAAGACAGAATCGACGCCGACGAGCGCGTCGTCTGCCTGACCACCGGCCACCTCCTCAAGGACCCCGAGGCGGCCGCCGCGGCGGGCGGCGACACGACGCCCGTCCCCGCGGACGCGGACGGCGTGCTCGACGCTCTCTAG
- a CDS encoding ATP-binding protein, whose protein sequence is MNEADVLRTLSRMNTWWDGNEVPNSLLKADHHRLDFHHLRGRIHDERPVLTIRGPRQVGKTTLVGQLIDSLLQRPLTEPEHVLYVNAENTQLLPEVDGLIEDSIEAYEANILGKSIRDASGRVYVFVDEIQKIPNWAETVKYYTDTFENLKFVVTGSISTLIRRDASESLVGRLDEYLLMPMKFAEYARYHDVLSQVEVADDAHRIRDALKESLGEGDPDAFTNQLAGFYGRFGETEPQLRSLSNDYLLKGGYPDVLDEEYVDAFAALDTNLRNTVRGDLPSVFDVRKPEVALELLNLVAYSSGQKFSVQSLQESLSVGRETVENYLDYLEEFFLIGRVSRYSSSAYGGGGQKKIYIPDTGLLNTLNSNLVESTLDNPDAMGGILETACFDLCKRLQFHLSDYQTAEVSYWDDPGEVDFVLSTPSYCLPVEVKNGDPVGKDLRGLRAVLDSTPAKFGIVVNRAGELRQESVETGEIVHVPAWLFFTFC, encoded by the coding sequence ATGAACGAGGCCGATGTCCTCCGAACCCTCTCGCGGATGAATACGTGGTGGGATGGCAACGAGGTCCCAAACTCCCTCCTGAAAGCTGATCACCACCGACTGGACTTCCACCACCTGAGAGGTCGGATTCACGACGAACGGCCAGTGCTGACGATTCGTGGTCCCCGACAGGTCGGGAAGACGACGCTGGTCGGCCAACTCATCGACTCCCTCTTGCAACGCCCCCTGACCGAGCCCGAGCACGTCCTCTACGTGAACGCGGAAAACACTCAGCTACTCCCCGAAGTGGACGGATTGATCGAGGATTCAATCGAGGCCTACGAGGCGAACATTCTCGGGAAGTCGATCCGAGACGCATCTGGTCGCGTCTACGTCTTCGTTGACGAGATACAGAAAATCCCGAACTGGGCGGAGACAGTGAAGTACTACACAGACACGTTTGAGAACCTGAAATTCGTCGTGACAGGCTCAATCAGCACGCTCATCCGCCGGGACGCAAGCGAGTCTCTCGTCGGACGGCTCGACGAGTACCTCCTGATGCCGATGAAGTTCGCGGAGTACGCGCGATATCACGACGTCCTCAGCCAGGTGGAAGTCGCGGACGACGCGCACAGAATCCGGGATGCTCTGAAGGAGTCTCTGGGAGAAGGAGACCCAGATGCGTTCACGAACCAGCTAGCGGGGTTTTACGGCCGGTTCGGTGAGACGGAGCCACAGCTCCGTTCGCTGAGCAACGACTACCTGCTGAAGGGCGGCTATCCGGATGTCCTGGACGAAGAGTACGTCGACGCGTTCGCAGCTCTGGACACGAATCTCCGAAATACGGTCCGCGGCGACCTTCCATCGGTGTTCGACGTTCGCAAACCGGAGGTGGCGCTCGAACTGCTGAACCTCGTGGCGTACTCTTCCGGGCAGAAGTTCAGCGTGCAGAGTCTCCAGGAGTCGTTGTCGGTCGGCCGAGAGACCGTGGAGAACTACCTCGACTACCTAGAGGAGTTCTTCCTCATCGGCCGCGTGTCACGGTACTCTTCGTCGGCGTACGGAGGTGGCGGGCAGAAGAAAATCTACATTCCCGATACCGGGCTTCTCAACACCTTGAACTCGAATCTCGTCGAATCGACGCTCGACAACCCCGACGCGATGGGGGGGATTCTGGAGACGGCGTGCTTCGATCTCTGCAAGCGCCTCCAGTTCCACCTTTCCGACTACCAGACGGCGGAGGTGTCGTACTGGGACGACCCAGGGGAGGTTGATTTCGTCCTCTCGACGCCGTCGTACTGTCTCCCCGTCGAGGTGAAGAACGGGGATCCGGTCGGGAAGGACCTCCGCGGGCTGCGAGCCGTGCTCGATTCGACGCCCGCAAAGTTCGGCATCGTCGTGAACAGAGCCGGGGAGCTAAGACAGGAGTCCGTAGAAACCGGTGAGATCGTCCACGTCCCCGCCTGGCTCTTCTTCACGTTCTGCTGA
- the serA gene encoding phosphoglycerate dehydrogenase, with amino-acid sequence MKVLVTDPIADAGLDRLREAGHDVETAYDVEGDALLDAVSDANGLIVRSGTEVTEEVFDAAPDLVIVGRAGIGVDNIDIDAATEHGVIVANAPEGNVRAAAEHSVAMAFAAARSIPQAHGRLKDGEWAKGEFLGTELNGKTLGVVGLGRVGQEVAKRLGGLGMDLVAYDPYIGEDRAEQLGADLVEFDECIARADFVTVHVPLTDETEGLLGEDEFAQLEDGYVVNVARGGVVDEDALADAVEDGVLAGAALDVFADEPLPDDSRLLDVEDIVVTPHLGASTQAAQEHVATSTADQVVAALNDEPVLNALNAPSVDESSFGRIEPYIGLAETAGKVAAQLFDGRIERVEVSYEGDIAEEDLELVTASAQKGVFDPLEWQVNAVNAPRVAEERGIDVTESKSRQSADFQSLVSVTVGNSEQELTVSGTLFAGDDPRLVRIDGYRVDAVPHGHMLAARNEDEPGVIGFIGTVLGDADVNIAGMFNARETIGGEALTVYNLDSTVPESALDDLLADDRIIDVHNIELNGE; translated from the coding sequence ATGAAGGTACTCGTCACGGACCCCATCGCGGACGCCGGCCTCGACCGACTCCGCGAGGCGGGCCACGACGTCGAAACCGCCTACGACGTGGAGGGCGACGCGCTCCTCGACGCCGTCAGCGACGCCAACGGCCTCATCGTCCGCTCCGGCACCGAAGTCACCGAGGAAGTGTTCGACGCCGCGCCCGACCTCGTCATCGTCGGCCGAGCCGGCATCGGCGTGGACAACATCGACATCGACGCCGCCACCGAGCACGGCGTCATCGTCGCAAACGCGCCCGAAGGGAACGTCCGCGCCGCCGCCGAACACAGCGTCGCGATGGCGTTCGCCGCCGCGCGCTCCATCCCGCAGGCCCACGGCCGACTCAAGGACGGCGAGTGGGCGAAAGGCGAGTTCCTCGGCACGGAACTCAACGGGAAGACCCTCGGCGTCGTCGGCCTCGGCCGCGTCGGCCAGGAGGTCGCCAAGCGCCTCGGCGGCCTCGGCATGGACCTCGTCGCCTACGACCCCTACATCGGCGAGGACCGCGCCGAACAGCTCGGCGCCGACCTCGTGGAGTTCGACGAGTGCATCGCCCGCGCGGACTTCGTCACCGTCCACGTCCCGCTCACCGACGAGACGGAGGGGCTGCTCGGCGAGGACGAGTTCGCGCAGCTCGAAGACGGCTACGTCGTCAACGTCGCGCGCGGCGGCGTCGTCGACGAGGACGCGCTCGCGGACGCCGTCGAGGACGGCGTGCTCGCGGGCGCCGCACTCGACGTGTTCGCCGACGAACCGCTGCCCGACGACTCGCGGCTGCTGGACGTCGAGGACATCGTCGTGACGCCGCACCTCGGCGCGTCCACGCAGGCCGCCCAAGAGCACGTCGCCACCTCCACCGCCGACCAGGTCGTCGCCGCGCTGAACGACGAACCCGTGCTGAACGCGCTGAACGCGCCGAGCGTCGACGAGAGCTCGTTCGGCCGCATCGAGCCGTACATCGGCCTCGCCGAGACCGCGGGGAAGGTCGCCGCCCAGCTGTTCGACGGCCGCATCGAGCGCGTCGAAGTCAGCTACGAGGGCGACATCGCCGAGGAGGACCTCGAATTGGTCACGGCGAGCGCCCAGAAGGGCGTCTTCGACCCGCTGGAGTGGCAGGTCAACGCGGTCAACGCCCCCCGGGTCGCCGAGGAGCGCGGCATCGACGTCACGGAGTCCAAGTCCCGGCAGAGCGCGGACTTCCAGAGTCTCGTCTCGGTCACGGTCGGGAACAGCGAGCAGGAACTCACCGTCTCCGGCACGCTGTTCGCTGGCGACGACCCCCGCCTCGTGCGAATCGACGGCTACCGCGTCGACGCCGTCCCGCACGGCCACATGCTCGCCGCGCGCAACGAGGACGAGCCCGGCGTCATCGGCTTCATCGGCACCGTGCTCGGCGACGCCGACGTCAACATTGCGGGGATGTTCAACGCCCGCGAGACCATCGGCGGCGAGGCGCTCACCGTCTACAACCTCGACTCCACGGTGCCCGAGAGCGCTCTCGACGACCTGCTGGCGGACGACCGCATCATCGACGTCCACAACATCGAGCTGAACGGCGAGTAA
- a CDS encoding HpcH/HpaI aldolase/citrate lyase family protein, which translates to MTASRPANQLRERVRDGGVAVGVLDSTYSPTLVEFYGELGVDFVWLDFEHGGPDPWDGPSVENLLRAAERTGVELLVRLPDTEPTLVRKALDLGVRNVFLPRVETASEVEAAVKSARFEYDGDPGNRGLGSPRARRWGLGEDYVAHEDRETMVGTTIETREAVENIDEILSVPELGFVFLGPLDLSVAYGHPGEVDHPDVQEAVEAVRAAAVDAGVPVGGLAFGIDDAAAKAENGYQMLNLGSTTGALKEVVSGWLDEFGTRE; encoded by the coding sequence ATGACAGCGTCACGACCGGCGAACCAGTTGCGCGAGCGCGTCCGGGACGGCGGCGTCGCCGTCGGCGTGCTCGATTCGACGTACAGCCCGACGCTCGTGGAGTTCTACGGCGAGCTCGGCGTGGACTTCGTGTGGCTGGACTTCGAGCACGGCGGCCCCGACCCGTGGGACGGCCCCAGCGTCGAGAACCTCCTGCGGGCGGCCGAACGCACGGGTGTCGAACTGCTCGTGCGGCTGCCCGACACGGAGCCGACGCTCGTGCGGAAGGCCCTCGACCTCGGTGTTCGGAACGTCTTCCTGCCGCGCGTCGAGACCGCCTCGGAAGTCGAGGCCGCCGTGAAGTCCGCGCGCTTCGAGTACGACGGCGACCCCGGGAACCGGGGGCTCGGGTCGCCGCGGGCACGTCGCTGGGGGCTCGGCGAGGACTACGTCGCCCACGAGGACCGCGAGACGATGGTCGGCACCACCATCGAGACCCGGGAAGCCGTCGAGAACATCGACGAGATCCTGTCCGTTCCCGAACTCGGCTTCGTCTTCCTCGGGCCGCTGGACCTCTCGGTGGCGTACGGCCACCCCGGGGAAGTCGACCACCCGGACGTGCAGGAGGCCGTCGAGGCGGTCCGCGCGGCGGCCGTCGACGCCGGCGTCCCGGTCGGCGGGCTCGCGTTCGGGATAGACGACGCCGCGGCGAAAGCCGAGAACGGCTACCAGATGCTGAACCTCGGGAGCACCACGGGCGCTCTGAAGGAGGTCGTCTCGGGCTGGCTCGACGAGTTCGGTACTCGCGAGTAA
- the serB gene encoding phosphoserine phosphatase SerB encodes MTLVAFDFDGTLADSEMMDRLAARHGVGDEVSDITERAMRGELSYAESLRERASLVAGLSADDAADVYSDVRLRDGAGELLGELSESGVRVVVLTGGFGRGVEAALDAAGVTVDRVVANSLPEADGELTGDVEGPLIEGTKDDALVDVCEEFGVDVADSVAVGDGANDAPMLDGAGFGVGFQPKPGVDEHCDTVVASMAELGTLLRERDVF; translated from the coding sequence ATGACGCTCGTCGCGTTCGACTTCGACGGCACGCTCGCGGACTCGGAGATGATGGACCGACTCGCCGCCCGCCACGGCGTCGGCGACGAAGTGTCGGACATCACCGAGCGCGCGATGCGCGGGGAACTCTCGTACGCCGAGAGCCTCCGCGAGCGCGCCAGCCTCGTCGCCGGCCTCTCTGCCGACGACGCGGCCGACGTGTACAGCGACGTCCGCCTGCGGGACGGCGCGGGCGAACTGCTCGGCGAACTCTCCGAGAGCGGCGTCCGCGTCGTCGTCCTCACTGGCGGGTTCGGTCGCGGCGTGGAAGCCGCCCTCGACGCCGCAGGCGTGACCGTCGACCGCGTGGTCGCCAACAGCCTGCCGGAGGCCGACGGCGAACTCACGGGCGACGTGGAGGGGCCGCTCATCGAGGGAACGAAAGACGACGCGCTCGTCGACGTCTGCGAGGAGTTCGGCGTCGACGTCGCGGACTCGGTGGCGGTCGGGGACGGCGCCAACGACGCGCCGATGCTCGACGGGGCCGGCTTCGGCGTCGGCTTCCAGCCCAAGCCCGGCGTCGACGAGCACTGCGACACCGTGGTCGCGTCGATGGCCGAGCTAGGGACGCTGCTGCGCGAGCGCGACGTCTTCTGA
- a CDS encoding O-acetylhomoserine aminocarboxypropyltransferase/cysteine synthase family protein: MGDGDDYEFDTNSVHAGQEVDPATGSRAPPIYQTTSYVFEDSDDAAAQFALEKPGYIYSRLMNPTVETLQERLAALEGGVGAVATSSGMASLDLATFVLASAGDNIVASSDLYGGTYTYLTHSVERRGIETEFVDALDYDAYEEAIDEDTAYVLVETIGNPSLTTPDFERLGEITDEAGVPLIVDNTFATPYLCNPLEHGADVVWHSTTKWIHGAGTTVGGALVDGGEFPWEEYADKYPEVAKDNPAYHGVNFADAFGDAAFTYTAIARGLRDLGNQQSPFDAWQTLEKLESLPLRMEKHCENAQKVAEYLVDHEDVAWVTYPGLEDHPTHEEASEYLDGGYGGMITFGLEAGYEAAKETTENTDLASLLANVGDAKTLIIHPASTTHQQLTDEEKDAAGVRDDLVRLSVGIEDPADVVADLEAAIEEASR; this comes from the coding sequence ATGGGAGACGGAGACGACTACGAGTTCGACACGAACAGCGTCCACGCGGGCCAGGAAGTCGACCCGGCGACCGGGTCGCGCGCGCCGCCGATCTACCAGACGACGTCGTACGTCTTCGAGGACAGCGACGACGCGGCCGCACAGTTCGCCCTGGAGAAGCCGGGATACATCTATTCGCGGCTGATGAACCCGACCGTGGAGACGCTCCAGGAGCGCCTCGCGGCACTCGAAGGCGGCGTCGGCGCCGTCGCGACGTCCTCGGGGATGGCGAGCCTGGACCTCGCGACGTTCGTGCTCGCGAGCGCCGGCGACAACATCGTCGCGTCCAGCGACCTCTACGGCGGGACGTACACGTACCTCACGCACAGCGTCGAGCGCCGCGGCATCGAGACGGAGTTCGTCGACGCCCTCGACTACGACGCCTACGAGGAGGCCATCGACGAGGACACCGCGTACGTGCTCGTCGAGACCATCGGCAACCCGAGCCTGACGACGCCGGACTTCGAGCGCCTCGGCGAGATTACGGACGAGGCGGGCGTTCCCCTCATCGTGGACAACACGTTCGCGACGCCGTACCTCTGCAACCCCCTTGAGCACGGCGCGGACGTCGTCTGGCACTCCACCACGAAGTGGATTCACGGCGCCGGCACCACCGTCGGTGGCGCGCTCGTCGACGGTGGGGAGTTCCCGTGGGAGGAGTACGCCGACAAGTACCCCGAGGTTGCCAAAGACAACCCCGCCTACCACGGCGTGAACTTCGCGGACGCGTTCGGGGACGCGGCGTTCACGTACACCGCAATCGCGCGCGGTCTGCGCGACCTCGGGAACCAGCAGTCGCCGTTCGACGCGTGGCAGACCCTCGAAAAACTCGAATCGCTGCCGCTGCGCATGGAGAAGCACTGCGAGAACGCCCAGAAGGTCGCCGAGTACCTCGTCGACCACGAGGACGTCGCGTGGGTCACGTACCCGGGGCTGGAGGACCACCCGACCCACGAGGAGGCAAGCGAATATCTGGACGGCGGGTACGGCGGGATGATTACGTTCGGCCTCGAAGCCGGCTACGAGGCCGCCAAGGAGACCACCGAGAACACCGACCTCGCGAGCCTGCTGGCGAACGTCGGGGACGCGAAGACGCTCATCATCCACCCCGCCAGCACCACCCACCAGCAGCTCACTGACGAGGAGAAGGACGCTGCGGGCGTCCGCGACGACCTCGTGCGCCTGAGCGTCGGTATCGAGGACCCCGCGGACGTGGTCGCGGACCTCGAAGCCGCCATCGAGGAAGCCTCCCGGTAG
- a CDS encoding PIN domain-containing protein encodes MTFLDSSVIIDMLAGVDATVEYVQRQPEPYLTSSLCVFEVLNGKLGSGSTDVRAARRDFDGVHAIDLTEDVAIEAAALQDALLDDGQRMAARDLLIAATAKSTGDELVVADGDFETTVLQSHLDVTNLASGDCS; translated from the coding sequence ATGACGTTCCTCGACTCGTCGGTCATCATCGACATGCTCGCTGGCGTCGACGCGACCGTCGAATACGTCCAGCGCCAGCCTGAACCGTACCTCACGTCGTCGCTGTGCGTGTTCGAGGTGCTGAACGGGAAACTCGGCAGCGGATCGACGGACGTTCGTGCTGCGCGCCGGGACTTCGACGGCGTCCACGCCATCGACCTCACCGAGGACGTCGCTATCGAGGCAGCCGCGCTGCAGGACGCGCTTCTCGACGACGGCCAGCGGATGGCCGCCCGCGACTTGCTCATCGCGGCCACCGCTAAATCTACCGGCGACGAACTCGTTGTCGCCGACGGCGACTTCGAGACGACCGTCCTCCAGTCACACCTCGACGTGACGAACCTCGCTTCCGGCGATTGTAGCTAG
- a CDS encoding antitoxin VapB family protein, translated as MSTSIRVSDETKSKLSRLKRDDETWDDFLSRLADEEDPIDVGAWSEAEADRAREAVRASRESFQR; from the coding sequence ATGAGCACGAGCATCCGCGTCAGCGACGAGACGAAGTCGAAGCTCTCGCGGCTCAAGCGCGACGACGAGACATGGGACGACTTCCTCAGTCGGCTCGCCGACGAGGAAGACCCGATTGACGTCGGCGCGTGGTCCGAGGCGGAAGCCGACCGCGCTCGCGAGGCCGTTCGCGCGTCCCGCGAGAGCTTCCAGCGATGA